Proteins encoded within one genomic window of Bacteroides sedimenti:
- a CDS encoding S41 family peptidase, which produces MSTNKSSRFTPIIIAVSVVVGIGIGTFYTKHYSGSRLGIINSSSNKLNALLRIIDDQYVDTVNMTELVENAMPQILAELDPHSKYIPAKDLEAANSELEGSFSGIGIEFHIQDDTIYINRVVKGGPSEKVGLMPGDLIIKVNDSLFVGKKLTQELALRKLKGKKGTQVKLSVKRLGEKKLLTFNIVRGDIPVTSVTAAYMLNDKVGYVNVNKFGRTTHIELLNALAMLNQKNCKGLIIDLRGNTGGFMEAATRMVNEFLPEGKLIVYTEGRKYPRTEEFANGTGSCQKLPIVVLVDEGSASASEIFAGAIQDNDRGIIIGRRSFGKGLVQQPIEFSDGSAIRLTIARYYTPSGRCIQRPYVNGNDENYEMDWLYRYDRGEFFSKDSIKLDKKLRYFTSLGRTVYGGGGIMPDIFVPQDTIGSTSYYTSTMSKGLDILFGFKYTDQNRNKLNQFTDANSLINYLKRQNLVDQFANFAEKNGIKRRNLLIRTSYKLIEKRLFSRIVDSMLGEEEFYRYINQTDKTVLKAVEVLMKGQAFPATPPRTNTQKKK; this is translated from the coding sequence GCTTTACTCCTATTATTATTGCGGTAAGTGTTGTAGTTGGAATAGGAATCGGAACATTTTATACCAAGCACTACTCTGGAAGCAGATTGGGTATAATAAACAGTTCGTCGAACAAACTAAATGCACTGCTGCGGATTATTGATGACCAGTATGTAGACACAGTTAACATGACGGAACTGGTTGAGAACGCTATGCCGCAAATATTAGCGGAGTTAGATCCGCATTCAAAATATATTCCCGCAAAAGATTTAGAAGCGGCCAATTCCGAACTGGAAGGAAGTTTCAGTGGTATAGGAATAGAATTCCATATTCAGGATGACACCATTTACATTAATAGAGTAGTAAAAGGAGGTCCGTCTGAAAAAGTAGGATTAATGCCGGGTGATTTGATCATAAAGGTTAATGACTCTCTTTTTGTTGGTAAGAAACTGACCCAGGAACTTGCTTTACGTAAACTTAAAGGGAAAAAAGGAACTCAGGTTAAACTGAGTGTCAAGCGTCTTGGAGAGAAAAAATTACTCACTTTCAATATTGTAAGGGGTGATATTCCGGTTACAAGTGTTACAGCTGCATATATGCTCAATGATAAGGTGGGTTATGTAAACGTAAACAAGTTTGGACGTACTACCCATATTGAACTATTGAATGCTCTGGCAATGCTAAATCAAAAGAATTGTAAAGGACTTATCATTGATTTAAGAGGTAATACAGGCGGATTCATGGAAGCTGCAACTCGGATGGTAAACGAATTTCTGCCTGAAGGAAAACTGATAGTTTACACGGAAGGAAGAAAATATCCACGTACTGAAGAGTTTGCTAATGGAACAGGAAGCTGTCAAAAATTACCGATTGTAGTTTTAGTGGACGAAGGTTCGGCCTCAGCCAGCGAAATCTTTGCGGGGGCTATTCAGGACAACGACCGAGGAATAATAATAGGAAGACGTTCTTTTGGAAAAGGACTGGTACAGCAGCCAATTGAATTTAGTGACGGCTCAGCAATTCGTCTGACCATTGCACGTTATTATACTCCTTCAGGAAGATGTATTCAGCGTCCTTACGTAAACGGTAACGATGAGAATTATGAAATGGACTGGCTATATCGTTATGACCGGGGCGAATTTTTCTCAAAAGATAGCATTAAGCTGGATAAGAAGCTACGCTATTTTACCAGTCTGGGCAGAACTGTTTACGGAGGTGGTGGCATTATGCCCGATATATTTGTTCCGCAAGATACAATTGGGTCTACCTCATATTATACATCTACTATGAGTAAAGGATTGGATATTCTCTTCGGATTTAAATACACCGACCAGAACAGGAATAAACTGAATCAATTCACTGACGCAAATTCCTTAATAAACTATTTGAAAAGACAAAATCTTGTAGATCAGTTTGCCAATTTTGCTGAGAAGAATGGAATAAAAAGAAGGAATCTGCTGATTCGCACCTCATATAAATTAATTGAAAAGAGGCTTTTCAGCCGAATTGTTGACAGCATGCTGGGTGAGGAAGAGTTTTACAGGTATATCAATCAAACAGATAAAACTGTATTAAAAGCTGTTGAAGTCCTTATGAAAGGACAGGCGTTCCCTGCAACTCCGCCCAGAACCAATACACAAAAGAAAAAATAA
- a CDS encoding DUF721 domain-containing protein, which translates to MKKNNAVQIGDAIRKFLRDERLESPLNEQRLIDAWAVVLGPGIASYTKGLFIKNQILYVHLSSAALRQELMMGRELLVKNLNRQVGAQVITNIIFR; encoded by the coding sequence ATGAAAAAGAACAATGCAGTACAAATAGGTGATGCTATCCGGAAATTCTTGCGGGATGAGCGGCTTGAATCACCGTTGAATGAACAACGTTTGATCGACGCATGGGCTGTAGTGCTAGGTCCTGGAATAGCTTCCTATACCAAAGGACTTTTTATAAAGAACCAGATTTTATATGTGCATTTGAGTTCCGCAGCATTGCGACAGGAGTTAATGATGGGGCGGGAACTGTTGGTAAAAAACCTGAATCGTCAGGTAGGAGCGCAAGTTATTACTAATATTATTTTTCGGTGA
- a CDS encoding 5-formyltetrahydrofolate cyclo-ligase gives MIRILKKKLRKHISDQKSQMTEEQFTAFSEDLFMHLESLSFFQEARTILLYHSLKDEVRTHAFIEKWRSKKTILLPIVEGEDLQLKVYNGSSYLKTGAYGIKEPVGETFTDYEKIDLTIIPGVAFDSHGNRLGRGKGYYDRLLPKIKAYKIGICFSFQITEKIPTEDHDTQMNLIITEKGIVTEK, from the coding sequence ATGATCCGTATACTCAAAAAGAAACTTAGAAAACATATTTCAGATCAGAAATCTCAAATGACAGAAGAGCAATTTACAGCTTTCTCAGAAGATTTATTCATGCATCTGGAGTCACTTTCTTTTTTTCAAGAAGCAAGGACCATTTTACTTTATCACTCCTTAAAAGATGAGGTAAGGACACATGCTTTTATTGAAAAGTGGAGATCTAAAAAAACAATTCTACTCCCCATAGTAGAAGGAGAAGATCTACAATTAAAGGTATACAACGGTTCCTCTTATTTAAAGACGGGAGCATACGGGATAAAAGAACCTGTTGGAGAAACGTTCACCGATTATGAAAAAATAGATCTGACTATTATTCCGGGAGTAGCATTCGACTCTCACGGAAACCGTTTGGGAAGAGGGAAAGGATATTATGACCGCTTGCTTCCAAAGATTAAGGCATATAAAATAGGTATTTGTTTTTCATTTCAAATAACCGAAAAAATCCCAACTGAAGATCACGACACACAAATGAATTTAATAATTACAGAAAAGGGGATAGTCACCGAAAAATAA